Proteins found in one Aethina tumida isolate Nest 87 chromosome 1, icAetTumi1.1, whole genome shotgun sequence genomic segment:
- the LOC109608401 gene encoding uncharacterized protein LOC109608401 — MLKCFVSNCENINGIQFPKDEQHKKVWLENLNIVGRVPQDVDFVCLDHFDANDLVNGETDIKEGAVPKCLPLQEEISSMMEEGIIELSDSAQINIKEIYTCRLCGLEVASAKHLTDLVDNIEVRTIINKCLFPFQITKDEEDKSKYVCLECYAALQNFYRYRSMIFERNNVVECEINKDVRSDKRKTDLEYESEVKKPKLIDGDVFKDDIERQLEEMENGVAPEEYLDSDVTFVTDSDNSDDYEIINATSKSHHIEKPHVVIAEKKYDHVEEELRRVLEGQLSEEQIQAENIIIAVEADEETNTRKASISQMKLPIVIKHVANGQQNKNSIIMDKEPNGSSQKKQKIPVKDGQVVLPKGISVRVPEKYTSDVGVYEGVPRLFIFNSEFCMVDDYLYEYRLCKGNLRYLRCISPNCKSLAMQKKLSSTEYSTSVTVKEPHNHQKPNEKEMKKQMFYHVMKRMMQNDKSMNFKSVYEQVCEIDPEIRTLVPLRNVIHEICRHQLSHKPPVISTFDQFYDKIEDDIYKKLHFTHGSKQFYQEKFEAEDDSKAIVFANCETIEEVSYSKLMYVDASFRIDSTDQFKYQLVTILVWVEESYYPILFALVNKKTQGIYKKILEYLHDILAPNLRPEEIVTDYEANLYYALGGTYVDSHIGGSVFYYTQNLYKKICSLNLSRDLEANSYFRNIYHMLLMLPLLPVNTILDGLNNIEIQARELGIMDLTQPLFEHIRTQWMQKVTPDLFCVHRLENRINENVIAPFKKLRDFLMFAKGKGAKHSSTIMGVVEKLIELESFLQTTYSAPNKKSFARDLSSSQKKNVLKAWQFIESHPKININNFFTKVLGYIKCMENQLWIWGFYRYTGGVEDDLINCVNFMIVSNDLEIANNKVIDEGEFADSENSVVMEAVIDENGGFVLQGDHEVDQSPFNNGFLNYVYKE, encoded by the exons ATGCTGAAATGTTTTGTATCGaattgtgaaaatataaaCGGAATACAGTTTCCAAAAGATGAACAACACAAAAAAGTGTGGttggaaaatttgaatatcgtTGGGAGAGTGCCACAAGATGTCGATTTCGTTTGTTTAGACCACTTCGACGCAAATGATTTAGTCAATGGCGAAACCG ATATAAAGGAAGGTGCAGTACCAAAATGTTTACCACTGCAAGAAGAAATAAGTTCTATGATGGAAGAGGGTATAATTGAGTTATCGGATTCagcacaaattaatataaaag aaatttatacttGTCGACTATGTGGTTTGGAAGTTGCCAGTGCAAAACATTTAACTGACTTGGTAGATAACATAGAAGTTCGTACcattataaacaaatgtttatttccGTTTCAG ATAACAAAAGATGAAGAAGACAAATCTAAATATGTTTGCTTGGAATGCTATGCAGCTCTGCAAAACTTCTATAGGTACCGGTCCATGATTTTCGAAAGGAATAACGTAGTtgaatgtgaaataaataaagatgtgAGAAGCGACAAACgtaaaactgatcttgaataTGAATCTGAAGTTAAAAAACCAAAACTAATTGATGGTGATGTCTTTAAAGATGATATAGAAAGGCAACTAGAAGAGATGGAGAATGGCGTGGCGCCCGAAGAGTATTTGGATTCCGACGTCACATTTGTAACCGACAGTGATAATTCAGAcgattatgaaataattaacgcGACGTCGAAATCACACCATATCGAAAAACCTCATGTCGTCATAGCCGAGAAAAAATACGACCATGTTGAAGAAGAATTGCGTAGGGTTCTAGAGGGTCAACTTTCGGAAGAGCAAATTCAAGCggaaaatatcataattgctGTCGAAGCCGATGAGGAAACCAACACCAGAAAAGCTTCGATATCTCAAATGAAACTTCCGATCGTTATCAAACATGTAGCAAATGGACAACAAAATAAGAATTCTATTATAATGGATAAGGAACCAAATGGGTCCAGTCAGAAGAAACAGAAGATCCCTGTTAAAGATGGTCAAGTGGTATTACCCAAAGGTATAAGTGTTCGAGTTCCGGAAAAATACACCTCTGATGTGGGAGTTTATGAAGGAGTTCCCagactttttattttcaactccGAATTTTGCATGGTCGATGACTATCTTTATGAGTACCGATTGTGTAAAGGAAATTTAAG GTATCTTCGATGCATTTCCCCAAATTGCAAAAGTTTGGCTATGCAAAAGAAATTGAGCAGCACCGAATACAGTACATCAGTAACAGTTAAAGAACCACACAACCATCAAAAACCAAACGAAAAAGAAATGAagaaacaaatgttttatcaCGTAATGAAAAGGATGATGCAAAATGATAAATCCATGAACTTCAAATCCGTATATGAACAAGTCTGTGAAAT aGATCCTGAAATAAGGACCCTGGTGCCACTTCGCAATGTTATTCATGAGATTTGTCGTCATCAGTTAAGTCACAAGCCGCCGGTGATTTCCACCTTCGATCAGTTCTATGATAAAATTGAAGACGACATATACAAAAAGCTTCACTTTACTCACGGCAGCAAACAATTCTACCAGGAGAAATTTGAAGCGGAAGATGACAGTAAAGCCATTGTGTTTGCAAATTGTGAGACCATCGAGGAAGTATCTTACAGTAAACTTATGTACGTGGACGCCTCATTCCGGATAGACTCAACCGATCAGTTCAAATACCAATTAGTTACCATACTAGTCTGGGTGGAAGAAAGC tattaccCCATCCTGTTTGCGTTGGTCAACAAAAAGACGCAGGGAATTTACAAGAAGATTCTAGAATATTTGCACGACATTCTGGCTCCAAATTTGCGACCGGAAGAGATTGTTACTGATTACGAAGCTAATTTATACTATGCTTTAGGTGGAACGTACGTCGATTCACATATCGGCGGTTCAGTTTTCTACTACACTCAGAATTTGTACAAGAAAATCTGTTCCCTAAACCTGTCACGGGACTTGGAGGCAAATTCATACTTCAGAAATATATACCATATGTTATTGATGTTGCCGCTATTACCTGTAAACACAATTTTAGACGGACTGAATAATATAGAGATACAAGCAAGAGAATTAGGAATAATGGATCTTACTCAGCCATTGTTCGAGCACATAAGAACGCAATGGATGCAGAAAGTCACTCCCGACTTGTTCTGCGTCCACAGACTGGAAAATCggataaatgaaaatgtgaTTGCGCCTTTCAAAAAACTGAGAGATTTTCTAATGTTTGCTAAAGGTAAAGGTGCCAAACATTCTTCCACAATTATGGGAGTGGTAGAAAAATTGATAGAACTCGAATCCTTCTTGCAAACTACCTATTCAGCACCCAACAAAAAATCGTTTGCCAGAGATCTGTCTAGTAGTCAAAAGAAAAACGTATTAAAAGCCTGGCAGTTTATTGAAAGTCATccgaaaataaacattaataacttCTTTACAAAAGTACTGGGATACATTAAATGTATGGAAAATCAACTGTGGATTTGGGGATTTTACCGATACACCGGTGGTGTTGAGGATGACTTAATAAACTGTGTAAATTTCATGATAGTTTCAAACGATCTTGAAATTGCCAACAACAAAGTTATTGACGAGGGAGAATTCGCGGATTCGGAAAACTCTGTAGTCATGGAAGCAGTGATAGACGAAAACGGTGGTTTCGTGTTGCAAGGGGACCATGAAGTTGACCAGTCACCGTTTAAcaatggatttttaaattatgtttacaaaGAATAA
- the LOC109608421 gene encoding congested-like trachea protein has translation MSDIKLWEYLVSGGVGGMCLVLVGHPLDTVKVRLQTMPKPAPGHDPMYKGTIDCFRKIIAREGPFGLYKGMSAPLVSISPINAVSFFGFGLGRQIFEKFQLPHYYQMFCAGGFSGLATLLIMAPAERVKTLLQIQVEGGGKLYKGPIDVILKLIKEKGISSIYRGLFATLIRDVPSGGMYFFTYELLNDTLRKKFPETTNLGLTIFSGGCAGIAYWIFGMPADVVKSRLQAAPEGRYPNGLRQVFFELIKNEGPLGLYTGITPVILRAFPANAACFLGFESCKRFLKYIQSNNTGS, from the coding sequence ATGAGTGACATAAAACTATGGGAATATCTCGTTTCTGGTGGTGTCGGAGGTATGTGTTTGGTGCTGGTTGGACATCCGCTGGACACCGTAAAAGTAAGACTCCAGACCATGCCGAAACCCGCTCCAGGCCATGACCCAATGTATAAGGGAACAATAGATTGTTTTCGAAAAATCATAGCCCGCGAAGGCCCTTTCGGTTTGTACAAGGGCATGAGTGCACCTTTGGTTTCGATATCTCCCATAAACGCAGTGTCGTTCTTTGGCTTCGGGCTGGGCCGACAGATTTTCGAGAAATTTCAACTGCCTCATTACTACCAAATGTTTTGTGCAGGAGGTTTTTCAGGACTGGCTACCTTATTAATTATGGCACCCGCTGAAAGAGTAAAAACTTTATTGCAAATACAAGTGGAAGGAGGCGGGAAATTGTATAAAGGACCCATTGATgtcattttaaaactaattaaggaAAAAGGAATATCTAGTATATATAGGGGTTTATTCGCTACTTTAATTCgtgatgtgccgtccggtggtatgtatttttttacgtACGAGTTGTTAAATGACACTTTGCGAAAAAAGTTTCCCGAAACTACAAATCTTGGTTTGACAATATTCTCAGGAGGATGTGCAGGTATAGCATATTGGATATTTGGAATGCCAGCGGATGTTGTAAAAAGTCGACTGCAAGCTGCACCTGAAGGCAGATATCCCAATGGTCTCAGACAAGTGTTTTTCGAACTAATAAAGAACGAAGGCCCACTGGGTCTTTATACAGGAATAACACCGGTAATTTTGAGAGCATTCCCTGCAAATGCAGCTTGTTTTCTTGGATTCGAATCTTGCAagcgatttttaaaatatatccaatCTAATAACACAGGATcttaa
- the LOC109608448 gene encoding ero1-like protein, protein MNSNTALFLFVVFHGCLGYYNLEKEPDCFCQLQGKVDECTCNIDTVDHLNNVKIYPRLRSLLEKDYFRYFKVNLKRECPFWTDDSRCAMRFCHVESCEENEIPAGLKGHAKPKDMYSKEVNEDCNEHHNSLHLVDKTLSEKAQKDIDLWAKHDDASDNFCIIDEYDEEAEYVDLKLNPERYTGYKGKSAKRIWDSIYLENCFRPEKAKSFDVYIQNGKLNDMCLEERVFYRAISGLHASINIHLTSIYLLSENSLTDPNGEWGPNVAEFQRRFSSETTNGEGPNWLRNLYFVYLLELRALAKAAPYLEKEEYYTGNENEDWDTQMAIKDLLSVIKQFPDHFDEKVMFNGDVQAKNLKNEFREHFRNVSRIMDCVGCDKCKVWGKLQTQGLGTALKILFSGKFDNIESVDANNKKIFQLHRNEIVALINAIGRLSTSIYKLDDFKERLSNTGNKVKITDNIFK, encoded by the exons atgaatagcAACACTGCCctgtttttgtttgttgttttccaCGGTTGTCTGGGTTATTATAACCTAGAAAAGGAACCGGACTGTTTCTGCCAATTGCAGGGAAAAGTTGACGAGTGCACGTGCAACATCGACACAGTCGATCATCTGAACAACGTCAAAATCTACCCCAGATTGCGCAGTTTACTCGAAAAAGACTATTTCAGGTATTTCAAAGTAAACCTGAAACGGGAATGTCCGTTCTGGACGGACGACAGCAGGTGTGCCATGCGTTTCTGTCACGTCGAGTCGTGCGAGGAGAACGAAATACCGGCAGGTCTTAAGGGACACGCCAAACCCAAAGACATGTACTCCAAGGAGGTGAACGAAGACTGCAATGAACATCACAACAGTTTACATCTGGTTGATAAGACTTTAAGCGAGAAAGCCCAAAAAGACATCGACCTGTGGGCGAAACACGACGACGCCTCTGATAACTTTTGCATTATCGACGAGTACGACGAAGAAGCCGAGTATGTGGACCTGAAACTCAACCCTGAACGGTATACAGGTTACAAAGGCAAATCAGCCAAACGCATATGGGACAGCATTTATCTGGAGAACTGCTTCAGACCCGAAAAAGCCAAAAGTTTTGATGTGTACATCCAAAACGGTAAATTAAACGACATGTGTTTGGAGGAGCGAGTGTTTTATAGAGCCATATCGGGTCTGCATGCCAGCATCAACATACACTTAACTTCGATTTACTTGCTCAGTGAGAACAGTTTGACTGATCCCAATGGAGAATGGGGACCTAATGTGGCCGAATTCCAAAGGAGATTTTCATCTGAAACAACCAATGGTGAGGGTCCAAATTGGctgagaaatttatattttgtttatttgctgGAACTGAGGGCACTTGCGAAAGCTGCGCCGTATTTAGAAAAGGAAGAATATTACACAG gtAATGAGAATGAAGACTGGGACACGCAGATGGCAATAAAAGACTTGCTGagtgttataaaacaattcccgGATCATTTCGACGAGAAGGTGATGTTTAATGGGGATGTTCAAgcgaaaaatttgaaaaacgaATTCAGAGAGCACTTTAGAAACGTGAGTCGCATTATGGACTGTGTCGGATGCGACAAGTGCAAGGTCTGGGGTAAACTGCAGACTCAAGGTTTAGGGACCGCGTTAAAGATTCTTTTCTCTGGTAAATTCGATAATATTGAATCGGTCGATGCGAACAACAAGAAAATCTTCCAGTTACACAGAAATGAAATTGTCGCATTGATAAATGCAATAGGCAGGTTATCCACCAGCATTTATAAACTGGACGATTTCAAGGAAAGGCTAAGTAATACtggaaataaagttaaaataactgataatatttttaagtag